In a single window of the Synechococcus sp. HK05 genome:
- a CDS encoding class I fructose-bisphosphate aldolase — translation MALNDFRDELAATAAALAAPGTGLLAADESTGTIGKRFDAIGLENTEEHRRAYRSLLATTDGLSEHISGVILYEETLFQNSTAEAGGGPIVALFQQQGIVPGIKVDQGVEPLAGGVAGESWCTGLKGLAERAARYYERGARFAKWRAVLQISGNGAPSELAVRENAWGLARYARTVQEQGLVPIVEPEILMDGDHDITTTASVQEWVLRTTYEALAVNGVFLEGSLLKPSMTCAGAACSQQPSAEEVGAFTLRTLSRTVPAAVPAILFLSGGLSEEDASLCLNAINQAAAQSYVPWHLGFSYGRALQHSCIKHWGGKDLAAGQAALLARARANGAASQGQYVAGSEPSDDASLFVANYSY, via the coding sequence ATGGCCCTCAACGATTTCCGCGATGAGCTCGCCGCCACGGCGGCAGCCCTGGCGGCGCCGGGCACGGGCCTGCTGGCGGCCGATGAATCCACCGGCACGATCGGCAAACGCTTTGATGCCATCGGCCTGGAGAACACCGAGGAGCACCGCCGCGCCTATCGCAGCTTGCTGGCCACCACAGACGGCCTCAGCGAGCACATCTCCGGCGTGATCCTCTACGAGGAAACCCTCTTCCAGAACAGCACTGCTGAGGCCGGTGGCGGGCCGATCGTGGCGCTGTTTCAACAGCAGGGCATCGTTCCCGGCATCAAGGTGGATCAGGGGGTGGAACCCCTGGCCGGCGGAGTGGCCGGCGAAAGCTGGTGCACTGGCCTCAAGGGACTGGCGGAGCGGGCTGCTCGCTACTACGAACGCGGGGCCCGCTTCGCCAAATGGCGTGCGGTGCTGCAGATCAGTGGCAATGGCGCCCCCTCGGAGCTGGCGGTGCGCGAGAACGCCTGGGGCCTGGCTCGCTACGCCCGAACCGTGCAGGAGCAGGGTCTGGTGCCGATCGTGGAGCCCGAGATCCTGATGGATGGCGACCACGACATCACCACCACGGCCTCGGTGCAGGAATGGGTGTTGCGCACCACCTATGAAGCCCTGGCGGTGAATGGGGTGTTTCTCGAGGGCAGCCTGCTCAAGCCCTCGATGACCTGCGCCGGCGCCGCGTGCTCCCAGCAGCCCTCCGCCGAGGAGGTGGGCGCCTTCACCCTTCGCACCCTCAGCCGCACCGTGCCTGCCGCCGTGCCGGCGATTCTGTTTTTGAGCGGCGGCCTCAGTGAGGAAGATGCCAGCCTCTGCCTCAATGCCATCAATCAGGCCGCTGCCCAGAGCTACGTCCCCTGGCATCTGGGCTTTTCCTACGGCCGCGCTCTCCAGCACTCCTGCATCAAGCACTGGGGCGGGAAGGATCTGGCCGCTGGTCAGGCGGCGCTGCTGGCCCGCGCCCGTGCCAACGGCGCAGCCAGCCAAGGTCAATACGTGGCTGGATCGGAGCCGTCGGACGATGCCAGCCTGTTTGTGGCCAACTACAGCTACTAG